A single genomic interval of Eurosta solidaginis isolate ZX-2024a chromosome 3, ASM4086904v1, whole genome shotgun sequence harbors:
- the LOC137245601 gene encoding mucin-2-like isoform X1 — translation MKVSFILYAASFLLLSATVYAKSKEHHHSAEESGENEHHHSSKGSGENEHHHSSEGSGENEHHHSSEGSGKNENADLLIVPAAADLFTAILSPSAFWFEHGQRGAWTAYFCEKIYNYQYLKAVFSSGREIRDASKVSQFSIWRYMHINGKERKQKKLVHDFERYGKLAESEGRYDGYVRVIISLFNDIDRKSVTKRTKYSVRRELRKLSSKLLAASTKLEKCLSIFPSQTTKLPPHSTQITQSPSISSSTENSSSVSPSDPTVTVEPPGFGNTTAQPIITVEPPGFGDTTREPMLTVEPSGFGNTTAEPIITVEPPGFGDTAREPMLTVEPPGFGNATAEPIITVEPPGFGDTTRVPMLTVEPPGFGNTIAEPVITVEPPGFGDTTREPMLTVEPPGFGNTTAEPIITVEPPGFGDATREPMLTVEPPGFGNATAEPIITVEPPGFGDTTREPMLTVEPPGYGNATAEPIITVEPPGFGDTTNEPTVTVEPPGFGNTTAEPIITVEPPGFGDTTREPMLTVEPPGFGNTTAEPIITVEPPGFGDTTHEPMVTVEPPGFGNNTDEPIITVEPPGFGDTTNEPTVTVEPPDFGNNTAYPTPYAEFVEE, via the exons ATGAAAGTTTCATTTATATTGTACGCAGCATCTTTTTTGCTATTAAGTGCGACA GTATACGCAAAATCTAAGGAACATCATCATAGCGCAGAAGAGAGTGGGGAAAATGAACATCACCATAGCTCAAAGGGGAGTGGGGAAAATGAACATCACCATAGCTCAGAAGGTAGTGGGGAAAATGAACACCATCATAGCTCAGAAGGGAGTGGGAAAAATGAAAATGCGGATCTGCTAATTGTTCCAGCAGCAGCAGATTTATTTACAGCTATTTTGAGTCCAAGCGCTTTCTGGTTCGAGCACGGACAGCGCGGAGCATGGACAgcatatttctgtgaaaaaattTACAACTATCAATACTTGAAAGCAGTTTTTAGCAGTGGACGAGAAATCCGTGATGCATCGAAAGTATCACAATTCAGTATCTGGCGTTATATGCACATAAATGGCAAAGAACGAAAGCAAAAAAAACTCGTGCATGATTTCGAGAGATATGGTAAACTTGCGGAATCTGAAGGACGATATGATGGCTACGTTAGAGTG ATAATTTCGCTCTTTAACGACATTGATCGCAAGTCGGTAACGAAGCGTACTAAATATTCTGTGCGCCGTGAGTTAAGAAAACTGTCCAGTAAATTATTAGCTGCGTCCACTAAACTGGAAAAATGTTTGTCCATATTTCCAAGTCAAacaactaaattaccacctcattCTACTCAGATAACACAATCACCCTCTATTTCTTCCTCTACAGAAAATTCTTCATCAGTTTCGCCTTCCGACCCCACGGTAACAGTCGAGCCACCTGGTTTTGGAAATACTACAGCTCAGCCCATCATAACAGTTGAGCCACCTGGATTTGGTGACACAACGCGTGAGCCTATGTTGACAGTGGAACCATCTGGTTTTGGAAACACTACAGCTGAGCCCATTATAACAGTTGAGCCACCTGGATTTGGTGACACAGCGCGTGAGCCTATGTTGACAGTGGAACCACCTGGTTTTGGAAACGCTACAGCTGAGCCCATCATAACAGTTGAGCCACCTGGATTTGGTGACACAACGCGTGTGCCTATGTTGACAGTGGAACCACCTGGTTTTGGAAACACTATAGCTGAGCCCGTCATAACAGTTGAGCCACCTGGATTTGGTGACACAACGCGTGAACCTATGTTGACAGTGGAACCACCTGGTTTTGGAAATACTACAGCTGAGCCCATCATAACAGTTGAGCCACCTGGATTTGGTGACGCAACGCGTGAGCCTATGTTGACAGTGGAACCACCTGGTTTTGGAAACGCTACAGCTGAGCCCATCATAACAGTTGAGCCACCTGGATTTGGTGACACAACGCGTGAACCTATGTTGACAGTGGAACCACCTGGTTATGGAAACGCTACAGCTGAGCCCATCATAACAGTTGAGCCACCTGGATTTGGTGACACAACAAATGAGCCTACGGTGACAGTAGAACCACCTGGTTTTGGAAATACTACAGCTGAGCCCATTATAACAGTTGAGCCACCTGGATTTGGTGACACAACGCGTGAGCCTATGTTGACAGTAGAACCACCTGGATTTGGAAACACTACAGCTGAGCCCATCATAACAGTCGAGCCTCCTGGATTTGGTGACACCACGCATGAGCCTATGGTGACGGTAGAACCACCTGGTTTTGGAAACAATACAGATGAGCCCATCATAACAGTCGAGCCACCTGGATTTGGTGACACAACAAATGAGCCTACGGTGACAGTGGAACCACCTGATTTTGGAAACAATACAGCCTATCCAACTCCTTATGCAGAGTTTGTTGAGGAATAG
- the LOC137245601 gene encoding mucin-2-like isoform X2, translated as MKVSFILYAASFLLLSATVFARSKEHHHSSEESGENEHHHSSEGSGENEHHHSSEGSGKNENADLLIVPAAADLFTAILSPSAFWFEHGQRGAWTAYFCEKIYNYQYLKAVFSSGREIRDASKVSQFSIWRYMHINGKERKQKKLVHDFERYGKLAESEGRYDGYVRVIISLFNDIDRKSVTKRTKYSVRRELRKLSSKLLAASTKLEKCLSIFPSQTTKLPPHSTQITQSPSISSSTENSSSVSPSDPTVTVEPPGFGNTTAQPIITVEPPGFGDTTREPMLTVEPSGFGNTTAEPIITVEPPGFGDTAREPMLTVEPPGFGNATAEPIITVEPPGFGDTTRVPMLTVEPPGFGNTIAEPVITVEPPGFGDTTREPMLTVEPPGFGNTTAEPIITVEPPGFGDATREPMLTVEPPGFGNATAEPIITVEPPGFGDTTREPMLTVEPPGYGNATAEPIITVEPPGFGDTTNEPTVTVEPPGFGNTTAEPIITVEPPGFGDTTREPMLTVEPPGFGNTTAEPIITVEPPGFGDTTHEPMVTVEPPGFGNNTDEPIITVEPPGFGDTTNEPTVTVEPPDFGNNTAYPTPYAEFVEE; from the exons ATGAAAGTTTCATTTATATTGTACGCAGCATCTTTTTTGCTATTAAGTGCGACA GTATTCGCAAGATCTAAGGAACATCATCATAGCTCAGAAGAGAGTGGGGAAaatg AACATCACCATAGCTCAGAAGGTAGTGGGGAAAATGAACACCATCATAGCTCAGAAGGGAGTGGGAAAAATGAAAATGCGGATCTGCTAATTGTTCCAGCAGCAGCAGATTTATTTACAGCTATTTTGAGTCCAAGCGCTTTCTGGTTCGAGCACGGACAGCGCGGAGCATGGACAgcatatttctgtgaaaaaattTACAACTATCAATACTTGAAAGCAGTTTTTAGCAGTGGACGAGAAATCCGTGATGCATCGAAAGTATCACAATTCAGTATCTGGCGTTATATGCACATAAATGGCAAAGAACGAAAGCAAAAAAAACTCGTGCATGATTTCGAGAGATATGGTAAACTTGCGGAATCTGAAGGACGATATGATGGCTACGTTAGAGTG ATAATTTCGCTCTTTAACGACATTGATCGCAAGTCGGTAACGAAGCGTACTAAATATTCTGTGCGCCGTGAGTTAAGAAAACTGTCCAGTAAATTATTAGCTGCGTCCACTAAACTGGAAAAATGTTTGTCCATATTTCCAAGTCAAacaactaaattaccacctcattCTACTCAGATAACACAATCACCCTCTATTTCTTCCTCTACAGAAAATTCTTCATCAGTTTCGCCTTCCGACCCCACGGTAACAGTCGAGCCACCTGGTTTTGGAAATACTACAGCTCAGCCCATCATAACAGTTGAGCCACCTGGATTTGGTGACACAACGCGTGAGCCTATGTTGACAGTGGAACCATCTGGTTTTGGAAACACTACAGCTGAGCCCATTATAACAGTTGAGCCACCTGGATTTGGTGACACAGCGCGTGAGCCTATGTTGACAGTGGAACCACCTGGTTTTGGAAACGCTACAGCTGAGCCCATCATAACAGTTGAGCCACCTGGATTTGGTGACACAACGCGTGTGCCTATGTTGACAGTGGAACCACCTGGTTTTGGAAACACTATAGCTGAGCCCGTCATAACAGTTGAGCCACCTGGATTTGGTGACACAACGCGTGAACCTATGTTGACAGTGGAACCACCTGGTTTTGGAAATACTACAGCTGAGCCCATCATAACAGTTGAGCCACCTGGATTTGGTGACGCAACGCGTGAGCCTATGTTGACAGTGGAACCACCTGGTTTTGGAAACGCTACAGCTGAGCCCATCATAACAGTTGAGCCACCTGGATTTGGTGACACAACGCGTGAACCTATGTTGACAGTGGAACCACCTGGTTATGGAAACGCTACAGCTGAGCCCATCATAACAGTTGAGCCACCTGGATTTGGTGACACAACAAATGAGCCTACGGTGACAGTAGAACCACCTGGTTTTGGAAATACTACAGCTGAGCCCATTATAACAGTTGAGCCACCTGGATTTGGTGACACAACGCGTGAGCCTATGTTGACAGTAGAACCACCTGGATTTGGAAACACTACAGCTGAGCCCATCATAACAGTCGAGCCTCCTGGATTTGGTGACACCACGCATGAGCCTATGGTGACGGTAGAACCACCTGGTTTTGGAAACAATACAGATGAGCCCATCATAACAGTCGAGCCACCTGGATTTGGTGACACAACAAATGAGCCTACGGTGACAGTGGAACCACCTGATTTTGGAAACAATACAGCCTATCCAACTCCTTATGCAGAGTTTGTTGAGGAATAG
- the LOC137247177 gene encoding uncharacterized protein, which yields MNYLAYTAALAVCFLGAYAIPDPTITRASETHKIDGMHILATKIGHTMVNTSALTPVGSACGEKFNNSTRKINNILIKQTNICVENANRTMTINNRLADKTVFDIRNNLQMVQNALGNCLLVKDVSKFLNCTTNSFDSYIELLDSTNLQVYQAVTEIASNQSQVDGIYRACISQAIFNAKSDFTQIANEYKNCLGNISISFAVTNKMSFLLN from the exons ATGAATTATCTGGCTTATACTGCGGCATTGGCTGTTTGTTTTTTGGGT GCTTATGCCATACCCGATCCTACGATAACTCGTGCAAGTGAAACGCACAAAATAGATGGCATGCATATCTTGGCCACAAAAATTGGTCACACCATGGTTAACACGAGCGCTTTAACACCGGTTGGGTCTGCTTGTGGTGAAAAATTTAATAACAGTACTCGAAAAATTAATAATATcttaataaaacaaacaaatatttgcgTGGAAAATGCAAATCGAACTATGACGATCAACAACAGATTGGCTGATAAAACTGTTTTTGATATAAGAAATAATTTACAAATGGTGCAAAATGCATTGGGTAATTGTTTGTTGGTAAAAGATGTGTCGAAATTCCTTAACTGCACGACAAACTCA TTTGACAGCTATATTGAACTTTTGGACTCAACAAATTTACAAGTATATCAAGCGGTCACAGAAATTGCATCCAATCAGTCACAAGTAGATGGAATATATCGCGCATGTATTAGTCAAGCTATTTTTAATGCTAAAAGTGATTTTACTCAAATCGCCAATGAATATAAAAACTGCTTGGGCAATATATCAATAAGTTTTGCTGTAACAAATAAGATGAGTTTTCTTCTAAACTAA